In the Juglans microcarpa x Juglans regia isolate MS1-56 chromosome 6D, Jm3101_v1.0, whole genome shotgun sequence genome, one interval contains:
- the LOC121234876 gene encoding reactive Intermediate Deaminase A, chloroplastic-like isoform X2 has product MAWCAARSMHVPMIEVGALSKQVPFAGGVGFVSVAGTTLWRSSYSSSKRSVSPFACLGLSTDSRIKEAVQTEKAPAALGPYSQAIKANSFLFVSGVLGLVPETGKFISDSVEDQTEQTFLRLPLLVQPMKLPHYHWVPRLKLSALLQHKLLWRKASASSDSLD; this is encoded by the exons ATGGCGTGGTGTGCGGCGAGGTCAATGCACGTACCGATGATCGAGGTGGGCGCACTGAGCAAACAGGTTCCTTTCGCCGGCGGTGTAGGCTTTGTCTCCGTCGCAGGCACCACCCTGTGGCGCTCTTCATATTCTTCTTCCAAGCGCTCCGTGTCCCCGTTTGCTTGCTTGGGCCTTTCCACTGATTCTC GTATAAAGGAAGCTGTCCAAACAGAAAAGGCTCCGGCAGCCTTGGGACCATATTCTCAGGCCATCAAAGCCAACAGCTTTCTCTTTGTGTCTGGTGTTCTCGGACTTGTTCCAGAG ACTGGGAAGTTCATCTCGGATTCTGTGGAAGATCAGACAGAGCAG ACTTTCCTTCGCCTGCCCCTGCTCGTTCAACCTATGAAGTTGCCGCATTACCATTGGGTGCCAAGATTGAAATTGAGTGCATTGCTGCAACATAAACTCCTTTGGCGAAAGGCATCCGCTTCTTCAGACAGCTTGGATTAA
- the LOC121234873 gene encoding LOW QUALITY PROTEIN: uncharacterized protein LOC121234873 (The sequence of the model RefSeq protein was modified relative to this genomic sequence to represent the inferred CDS: inserted 1 base in 1 codon), translated as MKITGKTQLPLTFPANLSYKTLNPSQHSDLQDKPIARKPSRRLTGSPTRVKRNGAPSGRRSRPETPLLRWKVDGVDGKRNERAEEDQTSLRECRRRTRRRGLQDVTVSARKLAAGLWRLQLPEVAAGAGETDGVLRGEAQLGRQHGVGHVNIPFLCHPSGKACGSEAKDLLQSPSSIAGAKNGFLCKLEPSFQIPNSAMEGATKWDPVCFNTSDEAQQIYRHMKLLDQKISAVSLVPTLEAELERARARIQELETERRSXKKKLEHFLRKVSEERASWRSREHEKIRAFIDDLKAELSRERKNRQRFEIMNSKLVNELADAKLSAKRYMQDYEKERKARELIEEVCDELAKEIGEDKAEVEALKRGSMKLREEVEEERRMLQMAEVWREERVQMKLVDAKVALDGKYSQMSKLVAELEKFLRSRSVSPDVKEMREVEMLRQAAASVNIQDIKEFSYEPPNPDDIFSVFEDVNFAESNEREIEPCVAFSPTSPASKIHTVSPEVNVINKDSIQRHSNTFVDENGDIEEDESGWETVSHLEDQGSSYSPEGSAPSVNKNHRDSNVSRSGTECEENAGEETPITEISEVCSVPTRQLKKVASIARLWRSCPSNGENYKIISVEGTDGRLSNGRISNGSIISPDRGSGEGGISPADLAGQWSSPEYGNPHGTKGMKGCIPRSTQKSSLKARLLEARMENQKVQLRHVLKQKI; from the exons ATGAAGATTACCGGAAAGACGCAACTCCCGTTGACATTCCCGGCGAACCTCTCGTACAAAACCCTAAACCCGTCCCAGCACTCAGATCTCCAAGACAAGCCCATCGCTCGCAAGCCTTCCCGGCGACTAACCGGGAGTCCAACCCGTGTGAAGAGAAACGGAGCTCCTTCCGGGCGTAGGAGCCGGCCTGAGACCCCGTTGCTCAGGTGGAAAGTCGATGGCGTCGACGGTAAGCGAAACGAGCGAGCTGAGGAGGACCAGACGTCGTTACGAGAATGTCGTCGGAGAACTCGCCGGAGGGGACTTCAGGACGTCACCGTGTCGGCAAGGAAGCTTGCCGCGGGACTTTGGCGGTTGCAGCTTCCCGAGGTTGCTGCCGGTGCCGGCGAAACGGACGGTGTCTTGCGGGGCGAGGCTCAGCTAGGGCGTCAG CATGGTGTTGGCCATGTAAACATTCCCTTTCTGTGTCATCCTAGTGGCAAAGCTTGTGGTTCTGAAGCAAAGGATCTCTTACAAAGCCCTAGTTCCATTGCTGGTGCCAAGAACGGATTCTTGTGCAAG TTGGAACCTTCATTTCAGATCCCAAACTCTGCAATGGAGGGGGCAACAAAGTGGGACCCTGTCTGCTTTAATACATCAGATGAAGCGCAACAGATTTACCGTCACATGAAGCTCCTAGACCAAAAAATAAGTGCTGTTTCATTAGTACCTACACTTGAAGCTGAATTAGAGCGTGCTCGAGCCCGCATTCAGGAGCTTGAGACTGAGCGCCGAT TCAAAAAAAAACTAGAGCACTTCTTGAGGAAAGTCAGCGAGGAAAGGGCCTCATGGCGGAGCAGGGAGCATGAGAAAATCCGTgcatttattgatgatttgaAAGCTGAATTGAGCAGAGAAAGGAAAAATCGCCAGAGATTTGAAATTATGAATTCCAAATTGGTTAACGAGCTGGCTGATGCCAAATTATCAGCGAAGCGATATATGCAGGactatgaaaaagaaagaaaggccAGAGAATTAATTGAGGAAGTATGCGATGAGCTTGCAAAGGAGATTGGAGAAGACAAGGCTGAAGTTGAAGCTCTAAAGAGAGGGTCCATGAAACTCCGAGAGGAAGTGGAGGAGGAAAGGAGGATGTTGCAGATGGCTGAGGTCTGGCGTGAAGAACGTGTTCAGATGAAGCTAGTCGATGCAAAGGTGGCCCTTGATGGGAAGTATTCACAGATGAGCAAGCTTGTAGCTGAGCTAGAGAAATTTCTGAGGTCAAGAAGTGTAAGTCCAGATGTGAAGGAGATGAGAGAAGTGGAGATGCTTCGACAGGCTGCTGCCTCTGTGAATATTCAAGATATCAAGGAGTTTTCTTACGAACCCCCCAATCCAGATGATATTTTTTCTGTATTTGAAGATGTTAATTTTGCCGAATCCAATGAGAGGGAGATTGAGCCGTGTGTTGCTTTCAGTCCCACCAGCCCTGCCTCCAAAATACATACCGTAAGTCCTGAGGTTAATGTAATTAACAAGGACAGCATTCAGAGACATTCTAATACATTTGTTGATGAGAATGGTGACATCGAAGAGGATGAAAGTGGGTGGGAAACTGTAAGCCATCTTGAGGATCAGGGCTCAAGTTATTCACCAGAAGGGAGTGCCCCATCTGTCAACAAGAATCATCGAGACAGTAATGTCTCAAGGAGTGGAACAGAATGTGAGGAAAATGCTGGTGAAGAAACACCAATTACCGAAATCAGTGAAGTCTGCTCAGTGCCAACGAGACAGTTGAAGAAGGTTGCATCCATAGCACGACTTTGGAGATCATGCCCAAGTAATGGTGAAAATTACAAGATCATCTCTGTAGAGGGTACGGATGGTAGACTTTCAAATGGAAGGATATCCAATGGGAGTATCATCTCTCCCGATAGGGGCTCAGGTGAAGGCGGGATTAGTCCTGCGGATTTGGCGGGGCAGTGGAGTTCTCCCGAGTATGGGAATCCTCACGGAACTAAAGGGATGAAAGGGTGCATTCCTCGCAGCACACAGAAGAGTAGTTTGAAGGCAAGGCTTTTGGAGGCAAGGATGGAAAACCAGAAGGTCCAATTGCGCCACGTTCTTAAACAGAAGATTTAG
- the LOC121234872 gene encoding heat shock 70 kDa protein 16-like, with protein MSVVGFDIGNENCVIAVVKQRGIDVLLNDESNRETPAVVCFGEKQRFMGSAGAASAMMNLKSTISQVKRLIGRKFSDVDVQNELKKLPFETSEGPDGGILIHLTYRVESHTFTPVQILAMLFAHLKEITEKRLEMPISDCVIGIPSYFTDLQRRAYLNAATIAGLKPLRLMHDCTATALSFGIYKTDFPSSGPTYVVFVDIGHCDTQVSIALFEAGHMRILSHTFDISLGGRDFDEVLFTYFASKFKEQYGIDVYSNIKACIRLRVACEKLKKVLSANPEAPLNIECLMEEKDVKGFIKREEFEKLASGLLDRMSITCNKALADAGLAAEKIHSVELVGSGSRIPAITRLLASIFRREPSRKLNASECVARGCALQCAMLSPVFRVREYEVQDIIPFSIGFSSEEGSICTGSNGVLFPRRQPIPSLKVLSFQRSYLFHLEAFYANPHELPPGVSPKISCFTIGPFHSSHGEKARVKVKVQLNLHGTVSVESAWLIEDHVDDTVTSSNIHSNIDKMDAECAASDMVANGVEDSTRAQSKSSHASAEGIRSDKVTRRLEIPVSESIYGGMTEAELSDAQEKETQLAQQDRAMEQTKYKKNALESYVYDMRNKLFNTYRSFASDHEREGISSRLQQTEEWLYEDGVDETESAYTSKLDDLKKLVDPIENRYKDEAARAQARRDLLKSIVDYSKAVDSIPPKDRETIINECNKAEKWLIEKSQQQDATPKNMDPVLWSSDIQSRKEDLDTTCKHILRSKASSPNPEKSGPDQHDTSSHA; from the exons ATGAGTGTGGTGGGATTTGATATTGGAAATGAGAACTGTGTTATTGCCGTGGTGAAGCAAAGGGGTattgatgttttgttgaatGATGAATCAAACCGTGAAACCCCGGCTGTGGTATGTTTTGGGGAGAAGCAACGGTTTATGGGATCTGCTGGTGCTGCTTCTGCAATGATGAACCTGAAATCCACAATATCTCAGGTCAAAAGACTAATTGGCAGGAAATTCTCAGATGTGGATGTGCAGAACGAGCTAAAAAAGCTGCCTTTTGAAACTTCTGAAGGTCCGGATGGGGGCATTTTGATTCACTTGACGTACCGGGTTGAGAGCCATACATTTACACCAGTGCAGATTCTGGCAATGCTCTTTGCTCATTTGAAAGAGATAACAGAGAAACGTTTGGAAATGCCCATTTCAGATTGTGTAATCGGGATCCCATCATACTTTACGGACTTGCAGAGACGTGCATATTTGAATGCTGCGACAATTGCTGGGTTAAAGCCTTTGAGATTGATGCATGACTGTACTGCTACTGCACTTAGTTTTGGAATTTATAAAACAGATTTCCCCAGCTCTGGACCAACTTACGTTGTATTTGTTGACATTGGCCATTGTGATACCCAGGTCTCTATTGCATTATTTGAGGCTGGACATATGAGGATATTATCACATACTTTTGACATAAGCTTGGGAGGGCGAGACTTTGACGAAGTTTTGTTTACTTATTttgcttcaaaatttaaagagcaGTATGGTATTGATGTGTACTCTAATATCAAGGCATGTATCAGGCTGAGGGTAGCATGCGAGAAGCTGAAGAAAGTGTTGAGTGCAAACCCAGAGGCACCTCTAAATATTGAGTGTCTGATGGAGGAGAAAGATGTCAAGGGATTTATTAAGAGGGAAGAATTCGAGAAGCTAGCTTCGGGATTATTGGATAGGATGAGCATTACTTGTAACAAAGCCTTGGCTGATGCAGGGTTGGCTGCAGAGAAGATCCATTCTGTTGAGCTAGTTGGCTCAGGATCTAGGATTCCAGCTATTACAAGATTGTTAGCTTCGATATTCAGGAGGGAACCCAGCCGGAAACTGAATGCGAGTGAATGTGTGGCACGTGGATGTGCTCTTCAGTGTGCAATGCTTAGTCCAGTTTTTAGAGTTAGAGAATATGAG GTTCAAGATATTATACCTTTCTCCATAGGATTTTCATCAGAAGAAGGCTCAATTTGCACGGGTTCAAATGGTGTGCTGTTTCCTAGACGCCAACCAATTCCAAGCCTTAAGGTTCTATCATTTCAACGAAGCTATTTGTTCCATTTGGAAGCATTCTATGCCAATCCACATGAACTGCCCCCTGGTGTCTCACCAAAGATTAGTTGTTTCACG ATTGGCCCTTTCCACAGCTCCCATGGTGAAAAGGCAAGGGTTAAAGTTAAAGTTCAATTGAACCTCCATGGAACTGTCAGTGTTGAATCAGCTTGG TTGATAGAAGATCATGTAGATGATACAGTCACAAGCAGCAATATTCATTCGAATATAGATAAAATGGATGCTGAATGTGCTGCTTCTGATATGGTTGCAAACGGTGTTGAAGATAGTACCCGTGCACAGTCTAAATCTTCACATGCTTCT GCTGAGGGAATAAGAAGTGATAAAGTGACCAGGAGGCTTGAAATACCGGTTAGCGAAAGTATCTATGGTGGAATGACCGAGGCTGAGCTCTCTGATgcccaagaaaaagaaactcaGCTGGCCCAACAGGACAGAGCTATGGAACAAACCAAATACAAGAAGAACGCCCTGGAGTCTTATGTGTATGATATGCGAAATAAG CTATTCAACACTTATCGGAGCTTTGCAAGTGACCATGAGAGAGAGGGCATCTCTAGCAGGCTACAGCAGACAGAGGAGTGGCTTTATGAGGATGGGGTTGATGAAACGGAAAGTGCTTATACTTCAAAACTAGATGATCTTAAGAAg TTGGTGGATCCAATAGAGAATCGTTATAAGGATGAAGCAGCAAGAGCACAAGCAAGAAGAGATCTGCTCAAGTCCATTGTGGATTATAGTAAGGCAGTTGATTCAATCCCACCCAAGGATCGAGAGACG ATCATTAATGAGTGCAATAAAGCAGAGAAGTGGCTAATAGAGAAATCCCAACAGCAAGATGCCACGCCTAAGAACATGGATCCAGTATTATGGTCAAGCGATATCCAGAGCAGGAAAGAGGATTTGGACAC GACATGCAAGCATATACTGAGATCAAAGGCTTCTTCTCCAAATCCAGAGAAATCGGGGCCAGACCAGCACGACACTTCCAGTCACGCATGA
- the LOC121234876 gene encoding reactive Intermediate Deaminase A, chloroplastic-like isoform X1 produces the protein MAWCAARSMHVPMIEVGALSKQVPFAGGVGFVSVAGTTLWRSSYSSSKRSVSPFACLGLSTDSRIKEAVQTEKAPAALGPYSQAIKANSFLFVSGVLGLVPETGKFISDSVEDQTEQVLKNMGEILKAGGASYASVVKTTIMLADLNDFKKVNEIYAKYFPSPAPARSTYEVAALPLGAKIEIECIAAT, from the exons ATGGCGTGGTGTGCGGCGAGGTCAATGCACGTACCGATGATCGAGGTGGGCGCACTGAGCAAACAGGTTCCTTTCGCCGGCGGTGTAGGCTTTGTCTCCGTCGCAGGCACCACCCTGTGGCGCTCTTCATATTCTTCTTCCAAGCGCTCCGTGTCCCCGTTTGCTTGCTTGGGCCTTTCCACTGATTCTC GTATAAAGGAAGCTGTCCAAACAGAAAAGGCTCCGGCAGCCTTGGGACCATATTCTCAGGCCATCAAAGCCAACAGCTTTCTCTTTGTGTCTGGTGTTCTCGGACTTGTTCCAGAG ACTGGGAAGTTCATCTCGGATTCTGTGGAAGATCAGACAGAGCAG GTTCTCAAAAACATGGGGGAAATCTTGAAAGCCGGTGGTGCAAGCTATGCCTCAGTGGTTAAGACAACAATTAT GTTAGCAGACTTGAATGATTTCAAGAAAGTGAATGAGATTTATGCTAAAT ACTTTCCTTCGCCTGCCCCTGCTCGTTCAACCTATGAAGTTGCCGCATTACCATTGGGTGCCAAGATTGAAATTGAGTGCATTGCTGCAACATAA
- the LOC121234874 gene encoding OVARIAN TUMOR DOMAIN-containing deubiquitinating enzyme 2-like: protein MEGVVVRRVIPSDNSCLFNAVGYVMDHDKHKAPELRQVIAATVASDPAKYSEAFLGKPNEVYCAWILDSEKWGGAIELSILADYYGREIAAYDIQTTRCDLYGQEKYYSERAMLIYDGLHYDALAMSPFEGAPEEFDQTIFAVQDRTIGPVEGLALNFSKEQQRKRRYTDTANFTLRCGVCQIGVIGQKEAVEHAQATGHVNFQEYR, encoded by the exons ATGGAAGGTGTTGTGGTGAGAAGGGTCATTCCCTCGGACAATAGTTGCCTCTTTAATGCCGTTGG GTATGTCATGGATCATGACAAACACAAAGCTCCGGAGTTGAGACAG GTTATAGCTGCAACAGTGGCTAGTGATCCGGCAAAATATTCTGAAGCATTTCTTGGAAAGCCAAATGAAGTGTATTGTGCTTGGATTCTTGACTCAGAGAAGTGGGGAG GTGCCATTGAGCTTTCAATATTAGCTGATTATTATGGACGTGAAATTGCAGCATATGATATCCAGACCACACGATGTGATTTGTATGGTCAG GAAAAGTATTATTCTGAAAGGGCTATGCTGATTTATGATGGGCTCCATTATGATGCTTTAGCC ATGTCACCCTTTGAGGGAGCCCCAGAGGAGTTTGATCAGACTATTTTTGCCGTACAAGACAGGACCATTGGTCCAGTTGAGGGCCTTGCTCTTAATTTTTCTAAGGAGCAACAAAG GAAAAGGAGATACACTGATACTGCTAACTTCACTTTGCGCTGTGGAGTATGCCAAATTGGAGTAATTGGACAGAAG GAGGCTGTGGAACATGCACAAGCAACAGGCCATGTCAACTTCCAAGAATATAGATAA
- the LOC121235591 gene encoding uncharacterized protein LOC121235591 → MGNCLRHGHDQSSIQWGGDDWGSPANDEFGLLYAAGPDKRGHEMAGDDKASKTEEKGVLGHDRGRGFTSSSATATSAATKITEVKIKITRKQLEELLGSVDIKDLTVHQVLAQLMNASDQYETHQRSWRPALQSIPEVN, encoded by the coding sequence ATGGGAAATTGTTTACGGCATGGTCATGATCAGTCTTCCATTCAATGGGGTGGTGACGACTGGGGGTCTCCGGCAAACGATGAATTTGGCCTGCTTTATGCAGCTGGCCCGGATAAGCGCGGTCATGAGATGGCCGGCGACGACAAGGCCTCGAAGACGGAAGAGAAGGGAGTTCTCGGACACGACAGAGGCCGCGGTTTTACTTCTTCATCTGCAACAGCAACAAGTGCCGCCACAAAAATTACCGAGGTGAAGATCAAGATCACAAGGAAGCAGCTGGAGGAGTTGCTGGGTAGTGTGGACATTAAGGATCTGACTGTGCATCAAGTTTTGGCCCAGCTGATGAATGCCAGCGATCAATACGAGACGCATCAACGGTCCTGGAGGCCTGCCCTGCAGAGTATTCCTGAAGTGAATTGA